In Lysobacter luteus, a single window of DNA contains:
- the ppnN gene encoding nucleotide 5'-monophosphate nucleosidase PpnN, which produces MTEPANATLPTVDARIHPRGGLDILSRAEVAELADASAGGMHDLLRRCALAVLTSGSQSDDPRAAQELYPDFDIQVHQLDRGVRIDLHKAPAMAFVDGDIIRGVAELLAATVRDLAYRAIELDEEGGRDLDTSEGITDAVFGLLRNARVLQPSDPNLVVCWGGHSINREEYMYTKEVGYQLGLRELDICTGCGPGAMKGPMKGATIAHAKQRRRRGRYIGVTEPGIIAAESPNPIVNHLVIMPDIEKRLEAFVRLGHGIVVFPGGVGTAEEILYLLGILLREENAGVPFPLILTGPTSSAPYFEQIDRFIRLTLGDAATERYEIIIGDPAAVAKRMAAGVRKVREHRLAQRDSFFFNWSLNVPLEFQRPFVPSHEAMAALDLHHGRKPFELAADLRRAFSGIVAGNVKEDGMRRIEQHGPFLIHGDTDMMQSLDALLRAFVEQRRMKIAGEYRPCYRVVA; this is translated from the coding sequence ATGACTGAACCCGCCAACGCCACCCTGCCCACCGTCGACGCGCGCATCCACCCGCGCGGCGGGCTGGACATCCTTTCCCGCGCCGAAGTCGCCGAACTCGCGGACGCCTCCGCCGGTGGCATGCACGACCTGCTGCGCCGCTGCGCACTGGCCGTGCTCACCAGCGGCAGCCAGTCCGACGACCCGCGCGCGGCGCAGGAGCTCTATCCCGACTTCGACATCCAGGTGCACCAGCTCGACCGCGGGGTGCGGATCGACCTGCACAAGGCCCCGGCGATGGCCTTCGTCGACGGCGACATCATCCGCGGCGTCGCCGAGCTGCTGGCGGCGACGGTGCGCGACCTGGCCTACCGGGCGATCGAGCTGGACGAGGAGGGCGGACGTGACCTCGACACCAGCGAGGGCATCACCGACGCGGTGTTCGGCCTGCTGCGCAACGCGCGCGTGCTGCAGCCTTCCGACCCGAATCTGGTCGTCTGCTGGGGCGGGCACTCGATCAACCGCGAGGAGTACATGTACACCAAGGAGGTCGGCTACCAGCTCGGCCTGCGCGAACTCGACATCTGCACCGGCTGCGGCCCGGGCGCGATGAAGGGGCCGATGAAGGGCGCGACCATCGCCCACGCCAAGCAGCGCCGTCGCCGTGGCCGCTACATCGGCGTGACCGAGCCGGGCATCATCGCGGCCGAGTCGCCCAACCCGATCGTCAACCACCTGGTGATCATGCCGGACATCGAAAAGCGCCTGGAGGCGTTCGTCCGACTCGGCCACGGCATCGTGGTGTTCCCCGGTGGCGTCGGCACGGCCGAGGAGATCCTGTATCTGCTGGGCATCCTTCTGCGCGAGGAGAATGCTGGCGTGCCGTTCCCGCTCATCCTGACCGGCCCGACCTCGTCGGCGCCGTACTTCGAGCAGATCGACCGGTTCATCCGGCTCACGCTGGGCGATGCGGCGACGGAGCGCTACGAGATCATCATCGGCGACCCCGCCGCGGTCGCGAAGCGGATGGCGGCGGGCGTGCGCAAGGTGCGCGAGCACCGGCTGGCCCAGCGTGACTCGTTCTTCTTCAACTGGTCGCTCAACGTGCCGCTGGAATTCCAGCGGCCCTTCGTGCCAAGCCACGAGGCGATGGCGGCGCTGGACCTGCACCACGGCCGCAAGCCGTTCGAGCTGGCGGCTGACCTGCGCCGCGCGTTCTCCGGCATCGTTGCCGGCAACGTCAAGGAAGACGGCATGCGGCGGATCGAACAGCACGGCCCGTTCCTGATCCACGGCGACACCGACATGATGCAGTCGCTGGATGCGTTGCTGCGGGCGTTCGTTGAACAGCGCCGGATGAAGATCGCCGGAGAATACCGGCCGTGCTACCGCGTGGTGGCGTAG
- a CDS encoding sensor histidine kinase yields MREHPPHPLDALWQAPAIIWVLLAGECLAGILALAPGMSGSRWIYFGLASLVVQWVALLTLGTLYLTRNLLTGLRPLRLAWLAVGMLLANTWLVAWLAWWLMGDAWPVAADGWPALVARLTGIALAVGFLGLAAFQNHWRGRLHAVRAKQSELQALQARIRPHFLFNTLNTGAALVHQRPEEAERLLLDLADLFRAALAGPRQILLEDELSLARRYLEIEALRFGERLQVRWELPRVLPGVTVPALSIQPLVENAIRHGAERMARGDVEVAVSTTPDTVVVRISNPLPEAGGTAVPGHRVGLNASQVRIEALTGGRGSVRTETIGGRYVATVRLPVGPA; encoded by the coding sequence ATGCGCGAGCACCCGCCCCACCCGCTTGACGCCCTCTGGCAGGCACCGGCGATCATCTGGGTCCTGCTGGCCGGCGAATGCCTCGCCGGCATCCTGGCCCTCGCCCCGGGCATGAGCGGCAGCCGCTGGATCTATTTCGGACTGGCCTCGCTGGTGGTGCAGTGGGTGGCGTTGCTTACGCTGGGCACGCTTTACCTGACGCGCAACCTGCTCACCGGGCTTCGGCCCCTCCGGCTGGCCTGGCTGGCCGTGGGCATGCTGCTGGCCAATACGTGGCTGGTGGCGTGGCTGGCGTGGTGGCTCATGGGTGACGCATGGCCCGTCGCCGCGGACGGCTGGCCGGCATTGGTTGCCCGTCTCACCGGCATCGCCCTCGCCGTCGGCTTCCTCGGCCTGGCCGCCTTCCAGAATCACTGGCGCGGGCGGCTGCATGCGGTGCGGGCCAAGCAGTCGGAGCTGCAGGCCCTGCAGGCCCGCATCCGCCCGCACTTCCTGTTCAACACGCTCAACACCGGGGCGGCGCTGGTGCACCAGCGGCCGGAGGAGGCGGAGCGGCTTCTGCTGGACTTGGCGGACCTGTTCCGGGCGGCGCTGGCCGGGCCGCGGCAGATCCTGCTGGAGGACGAGCTCTCCCTCGCCCGGCGCTATCTCGAGATCGAGGCGCTGCGCTTCGGCGAGCGGTTGCAGGTACGCTGGGAGCTGCCGCGGGTGCTGCCCGGGGTGACCGTGCCGGCGCTGTCGATCCAGCCGCTGGTCGAGAACGCGATCCGCCACGGCGCCGAGCGCATGGCACGCGGCGATGTGGAGGTGGCCGTCTCAACGACACCGGACACGGTCGTCGTGCGGATCAGCAACCCCCTTCCGGAGGCCGGCGGGACCGCCGTGCCGGGGCACCGGGTGGGACTCAACGCCTCGCAGGTGAGGATCGAGGCGCTGACCGGCGGGCGCGGCAGCGTCCGCACCGAGACAATCGGCGGACGCTACGTGGCGACGGTGCGGTTGCCGGTCGGGCCGGCCTGA